Sequence from the Thermodesulfobacteriota bacterium genome:
GATTTAGCGAAGAAACACGGTGTCAGCTTACAACCTGAGGAATTTTTTGAAGGTACTCAAGACAGAGAAAAAAACTTGATTGTGCCGAAAATTCCAGAGGCGACACATTGGGGAGATTTGTTAATTGGAGATGCTACTTTACCATGTTATGTCCTAGATACTGGAGAGAGAGTATTTGCGCTAAAAGGTGTAATGGTAGGACTAATTGAAATAGAAGGAGGGCCTTTAGCAGATTACCTTATGGTAAAATCGTTACGTTCTTATCTTCCTAGTGACTTAATCCCAGATCAGGATAGCAATATACCTGCATTGATTGAATTTGATACGGGAACGAAAGGCTTTGCGCAACACGCTTTGGGGCTTCCAGTAGAGAGATTCATAGATTTGTGTGTTGCATATTCTACAGCTGCAGAAAAAGAACAACTGACCGAAAAACAACAAAAGATCGCCATAAATGCGGCACGTTTTCTTCGGGCAACCGCAAAAGTCGGGATTATTGCATTAGTGGATGAGGTAACGGGTTATCAGTATGAAAGAATACAAGATGCTCTACAGTTAAAATTAAAACTTTTCCTCGAAGAAGAAATGCGACCTTGGGAAGCTACTTTTCCAGATGAATTGTGGATTGAATTTCAGCGGTTAACGAATTGGACTGGCCCATTGCATTTACGCCCAAAATGGTGGGGTAAGCTTGTTAATGAATTAATTTATGGGTATCTCGATGAAGATGTTTTTAATTGGCTTAAGGTAAATGTTCCCAAGCCTAAATATGGTCAGAATTATCAT
This genomic interval carries:
- a CDS encoding P63C domain-containing protein: MSNSSRIIDKFGGQSALAKLLNKRQSTIRHWYINGIPAKWQIPLIDLAKKHGVSLQPEEFFEGTQDREKNLIVPKIPEATHWGDLLIGDATLPCYVLDTGERVFALKGVMVGLIEIEGGPLADYLMVKSLRSYLPSDLIPDQDSNIPALIEFDTGTKGFAQHALGLPVERFIDLCVAYSTAAEKEQLTEKQQKIAINAARFLRATAKVGIIALVDEVTGYQYERIQDALQLKLKLFLEEEMRPWEATFPDELWIEFQRLTNWTGPLHLRPKWWGKLVNELIYGYLDEDVFNWLKVNVPKPKYGQNYHQWLSSQFGLKKLIEHIWITIGMARACHTIEELRERMAIQYGRHKVQLSLFLPVAAERNYKTPEGKTTSRARK